A genomic region of Trifolium pratense cultivar HEN17-A07 linkage group LG3, ARS_RC_1.1, whole genome shotgun sequence contains the following coding sequences:
- the LOC123914050 gene encoding disease resistance protein RPM1-like — protein MSENTWSCVLHQSFPFVVAQGALLTGFGRDFQEIKDEHERIQTLLKDADAKASDGEVKTRTKQLREASFRIEDVIDEYDMYMAQRVNDNHSGFKALIQKVSQMVLNLKSRYQFAYEIHDIKLSVARINKRSSMFEFQPESGSGSSRGTKAARFGNPQMATFSFKEAQVVGFESQRDELVSCLVEGTNELMLVSVVGMGGLGKTTLIKYVLETPQVKKHFDCCFYISASQSKTAEELLIDMINKFCEDSKESAPNGLKEMDQMTLTTRVIQYLRSKRYLLWFDDVRNEHFSKGIAHAMPENEIGSRIIVATRMMRAAEYFKEHFSVHIHILKPLPDDKALELFWKKAFRGQCPTDLENMSKEIVQKCGGLPLAIVTIGGLLLTKPKTIFEWGKFSQNLGMELDGNMHFTSLTTILSRSYDDLQWHLKLCMLYFGIYPEHHTINCKRLIGQWIAEGFVKYEEGRTLEEVAEGYLKELIQTSLVQVSSVGFDGKVKSCEVHNLLRHIIIRKMKDLCFCHIMYEDHEQVTVDITRRFSIVTFSNNVLRSNSNPGIRAIFVFDKEELPEYFIDSLSIKFKLIKVLNFERSLLKRVPENLGNLFHLKYLNLSHTEVTVLPRSIGNLLNLETLDLRQTKIHELPMEIKNLTKLRLLKVYYKYYEGNYSTLNDTTGVQMQEGIGCLKSLQNLSFLEADHGEIDHMQELKKLKQVKKLGIRCVQSAQGNALCAAIGEMNFLESLNITAKAEDEILDLDFVSAPRYLRVINIKARLARFPDWIPELAYLVKLMLGFSNFEHDPLDSLRKLPNLSRLNFWDDAFAGDSLHFKVGGFPKLKELDLTRLNKLSSISIDREALLALEHFRCHDNPQLKVLPKDLQNLENLKYLEFADMPVELVDSIDPNKDGPCHRIINHIPRVQVREKVESSFPKYELRLIPTQLNI, from the coding sequence ATGTCAGAAAATACATGGTCCTGTGTTCTGCATCAATCCTTCCCATTTGTAGTAGCACAAGGAGCTTTGTTGACAGGGTTTGGAAGAGACTTCCAAGAGATCAAAGATGAACATGAGCGCATACAAACCTTGCTCAAGGATGCAGACGCAAAGGCTTCTGATGGAGAAGTCAAAACTCGGACGAAACAGCTGAGAGAAGCTTCTTTTCGCATAGAAGATGTCATTGATGAGTATGACATGTATATGGCACAGAGGGTCAACGACAACCATTCAGGATTCAAAGCCTTAATCCAAAAGGTATCTCAAATGGTGTTAAACCTGAAGTCACGGTATCAGTTTGCTTATGAGATTCATGACATCAAATTATCAGTTGCCAGAATCAACAAAAGAAGTTCAATGTTTGAATTTCAACCTGAAAGTGGATCAGGCAGCTCAAGAGGGACCAAAGCTGCCAGATTTGGTAACCCTCAAATGGCTACTTTTTCCTTCAAAGAGGCTCAAGTAGTGGGGTTTGAGTCCCAAAGAGATGAATTGGTTAGTTGTTTGGTGGAGGGAACCAATGAGCTCATGTTGGTTTCTGTGGTAGGCATGGGGGGACTCGGAAAAACTACTCTTATTAAGTATGTTCTTGAAACCCCGCAGGTGAAAAAGCACTTTGATTGTTGCTTTTACATCTCCGCTTCTCAATCCAAGACTGCAGAGGAGTTGTTGATTGATATGATAAATAAGTTTTGCGAGGATAGCAAGGAGTCTGCTCCAAATGGTCTGAAGGAGATGGATCAAATGACATTGACTACCCGTGTGATTCAATACCTTCGGTCAAAACGATACTTGCTGTGGTTCGATGATGTTCGGAACGAACACTTTTCTAAGGGAATTGCACATGCCATGCCTGAAAATGAAATAGGATCTAGAATCATTGTGGCCACTAGAATGATGCGTGCCGCAGAGTATTTTAAGGAACATTTTTCTGTTCATATTCACATCCTAAAGCCTTTGCCTGATGACAAAGCATTGGAGCTATTTTGGAAGAAGGCATTTAGAGGGCAGTGTCCAACAGATCTTGAGAACATGTCTAAAGAAATTGTTCAAAAATGTGGAGGGCTACCACTAGCAATTGTGACCATTGGTGGTCTTTTGTTAACAAAACCTAAAACCATTTTTGAGTGGGGAAAGTTTAGTCAAAATCTGGGCATGGAGTTAGATGGCAACATGCATTTCACTAGTCTAACAACTATTTTATCTCGGAGTTATGATGATCTTCAATGGCATTTGAAATTATGCATGTTGTATTTTGGTATCTATCCGGAGCACCACACCATCAACTGTAAGAGACTTATTGGGCAATGGATAGCTGAAGGATTTGTTAAGTATGAAGAGGGAAGAACTTTGGAGGAAGTTGCTGAAGGGTACTTGAAAGAGCTGATACAAACAAGTTTGGTTCAAGTTTCTAGTGTTGGCTTTGATGGGAAAGTCAAAAGCTGTGAAGTTCATAATTTGTTGCGTCATATAATCATTAGAAAAATGAAAGATCTATGTTTTTGCCATATAATGTATGAGGATCATGAACAAGTCACAGTTGACATTACCAGACGGTTTTCTATAGTAACTTTCTCCAACAATGTGTTGAGAAGCAACAGTAACCCAGGAATTCGTGCTATCTTTGTTTTTGACAAAGAAGAATTGCCCGAATATTTCATTGATAGTTTATCTATCAAGTTCAAGCTTATAAAGGTACTCAACTTTGAGCGTTCTTTGTTGAAACGTGTTCCTGAGAACTTGGGGAATCTTTTCCATCTAAAGTACTTGAACCTAAGTCATACAGAAGTTACGGTTCTTCCAAGATCTATTGGTAACCTACTGAACTTAGAAACGTTGGATCTAAGGCAAACTAAAATTCATGAGTTACCAATGGAGATAAAAAACCTCACCAAGCTAAGGCTTCTTAAAGTTTACTATAAATATTATGAAGGGAATTATTCTACGTTGAACGATACAACAGGGGTGCAAATGCAAGAGGGTATTGGATGCTTGAAATCTTTGCAAAATCTCTCTTTTTTGGAAGCCGATCATGGTGAAATAGACCATATGCAAGAGCTCAAAAAGTTGAAACAGGTAAAGAAGTTAGGCATAAGATGTGTGCAGAGTGCACAAGGAAATGCATTATGTGCTGCAATAGGAGAGATGAACTTCCTTGAATCTCTAAATATTACTGCTAAAGCTGAGGATGAAATCCTTGACTTGGATTTTGTATCAGCTCCACGCTATCTTAGAGTAATCAATATCAAAGCTAGACTAGCAAGATTTCCTGATTGGATTCCAGAACTTGCATATCTTGTGAAGCTAATGCTTGGCTTTTCTAACTTCGAACATGATCCACTGGACTCTTTAAGAAAATTGCCAAATTTGTCGAGGCTGAATTTCTGGGATGATGCGTTTGCTGGTGATAGTTTGCATTTTAAAGTTGGAGGGTTTCCTAAACTGAAGGAACTTGATCTCACTAGATTGAATAAACTCAGTTCTATATCTATAGACAGAGAAGCTTTACTTGCTCTTGAGCACTTCAGATGTCACGACAATCCTCAATTGAAGGTGTTACCCAAAGACCTCCAAAACTTGGAAAACCTTAAATACCTTGAGTTTGCTGATATGCCAGTTGAATTAGTTGATAGCATTGATCCAAATAAAGATGGACCATGCCATCGGATTATCAATCATATTCCCCGTGTACAAGTTCGTGAGAAAGTAGAATCAAGTTTTCCTAAATATGAGTTGCGCCTGATTCCTACTCAGCTCAATATCTGA
- the LOC123914048 gene encoding disease resistance protein RPM1-like → MAETVVSSVLHELYQFVIEERSSVIGVERDFIDIKDELESIQALLKGADIKAADEEGGGANEGVKTWVKQLRETSFRIEDMIDEYNMYVGEAPKINHSGFIAKIQTLPNMIKSMKWRYQMASEIQDIKSSLVKIKERGQRYVVKSESGSSRSRGSKAARFGDPPMALYFNEEETQLVGFESQREEMVRCLVEGTDECSVVSIVGMGGLGKTTLAKLVFEDQRVKKHFDCRSFITVSQSYNMRGLLIEMINKFCKDSNEPIPKGLQMSDGHKLITHVGQYLDSKRYLVLFDDVWKVNFSDEIQHALIGSNTGSRIIVTTRRMHVAEYFKKSFPVHIHKLQPLSPEKASELFCNKVFRGKCPKELGDMSHELVQICGGLPLAIVAIAGLLSTKPKTVLEWRQVNRNIRMELDRNVHMTHLRKILSLSYDDLPYHLKSCLLYFGIYPEHYTIKRKRLTRQWMAEGFVRCEESRNLEEVAEEYLTELIHRSLVQVSKVSFDGKVKSCRVHNLLREVIIRKMQDLSFCHLMHEDDEQETVGITRRFSITSISNNVLRSKSNSGIRAIFVFDKGELPKGFMDELCTKFELLKVLDFENSLLSSIPDDLGNLFHLRYLNLNSTKVKVLPRSIGKLVNLETLDLRQTKVHELPREINKLTKLRLLLAYYRKYGLYSIFNFTTGVQMQEGIGCLKSLQKLYFLEADHGGVDLIQELKKLIQLRKFGIRGVRREYGNALCATIQEMKQLESLNITVIAEGETLDLDFVAVPPPNLRVLNLKGRLTKLPYWIPNLNYLVKLRLGLSNFEHDPLEALKNLPNLLGLNLWDDAFSGESLHFQVGGFPKLKELDLTRLNRLSSISIDEEALLGLEHFRFKNNPQLKVLPRDLQNLKNLQFLGFADMPAELVDSIEIGGPCHWVINHIPLVQICENVGSKFHDYKLHRIPTQFNV, encoded by the coding sequence atggcTGAAACAGTAGTGTCATCTGTTTTGCATGAACTCTACCAATTTGTAATAGAAGAAAGAAGTTCAGTGATAGGGGTTGAGAGAGACTTCATTGACATCAAAGATGAGCTTGAGAGTATCCAAGCCTTGCTCAAGGGTGCAGACATAAAGGCTGCTGATGAAGAAGGAGGAGGAGCCAATGAAGGAGTCAAAACTTGGGTGAAGCAGCTGAGAGAAACATCTTTTCGCATAGAAGATATGATTGATGAGTATAATATGTATGTGGGAGAGGCACCAAAGATCAACCATTCTGGATTCATAGCCAAGATTCAAACGCTTCCTAACATGATCAAAAGCATGAAGTGGAGGTACCAGATGGCTTCTGAGATTCAAGACATAAAGTCATCACTTGTTAAAATCAAAGAAAGAGGGCAGAGGTATGTAGTTAAGTCTGAAAGTGGATCAAGCAGATCAAGAGGGTCTAAAGCTGCCAGATTTGGTGACCCTCCAATGGCTCTTTATTTCAATGAAGAAGAGACTCAACTTGTGGGGTTTGAGTCCCAAAGAGAGGAAATGGTTAGATGTTTGGTTGAGGGAACTGATGAGTGCAGTGtggtttctattgttggcatgGGAGGACTGGGAAAAACTACTCTTGCTAAGCTTGTTTTTGAAGACCAGCGTGTGAAAAAACACTTTGATTGTCGCTCTTTCATCACAGTTTCTCAATCCTACAATATGAGGGGGTTGTTGATTGAAATGATAAACAAGTTTTGCAAGGACAGCAATGAGCCTATTCCCAAGGGTCTGCAGATGTCAGATGGCCATAAGTTGATTACTCATGTGGGACAGTACCTTGACTCAAAAAGGTACTTGGTTTTATTTGATGATGTTTGGAAAGTAAATTTTTCTGATGAGATTCAACATGCCTTAATTGGTAGTAACACAGGAAGTAGAATCATTGTAACAACTAGAAGGATGCATGTTGCTGAATATTTTAAGAAATCTTTTCCTGTTCATATTCACAAACTACAACCTTTGTCTCCAGAGAAAGCATCAGAACTGTTTTGCAACAAGGTGTTTAGAGGGAAATGTCCAAAAGAACTTGGGGACATGTCTCATGAACTTGTTCAAATATGTGGCGGACTACCACTGGCAATTGTAGCCATTGCTGGTCTTTTGTCAACAAAACCTAAAACTGTGTTGGAATGGAGACAGGTGAATCGAAATATTAGAATGGAATTAGACCGCAATGTGCATATGACTCATCTAAGAAAGATTTTATCATTAAGTTATGATGATTTGCCTTACCATTTGAAATCATGCTTGCTATATTTTGGTATATACCCTGAGCACTACACCATTAAACGGAAGAGACTTACTCGACAATGGATGGCTGAAGGGTTTGTTAGGTGTGAGGAGAGCAGAAATCTGGAGGAAGTGGCTGAAGAGTACCTAACAGAGTTGATACATAGAAGTTTGGTTCAAGTTTCCAAAGTTAGTTTTGATGGGAAAGTCAAAAGTTGTCGTGTCCATAATTTGTTGCGTGAAGTGATCATTCGAAAAATGCAAGATTTAAGCTTTTGTCATTTAATGCACGAAGATGATGAACAAGAAACAGTTGGAATAACTAGGCGCTTTTCTATAACATCCATCTCCAACAATGTGTTGAGAAGCAAAAGCAACTCAGGAATTCGTGCTATTTTCGTTTTCGACAAAGGCGAATTGCCTAAAGGTTTCATGGATGAATTGTGTACCAAGTTCGAGCTTTTGAAAGTACTTGATTTTGAGAATTCTCTGTTGAGTTCTATTCCTGATGACTTGGGGAATCTTTTCCATCTAAGGTACTTGAATCTAAACAGTACAAAAGTCAAGGTTCTTCCTAGATCGATTGGTAAGCTAGTCAACTTAGAAACGTTGGATCTAAGGCAAACTAAAGTTCATGAGTTGCCAAGGGAGATAAACAAGCTCACAAAGCTAAGGCTTCTTCTAGCTTATTATAGAAAATATGGtctttattctattttcaaCTTTACAACTGGTGTGCAAATGCAAGAGGGTATTGGATGTTTGAAATCTTTGCAAAAGCTTTACTTTTTGGAAGCAGATCATGGTGGAGTAGACCTCATCCAAGAGCTCAAAAAGTTGATACAGTTAAGGAAGTTTGGCATAAGGGGTGTGCGACGGGAATATGGAAATGCATTATGTGCTACAATACAAGAGATGAAACAACTTGAATCTCTAAATATTACTGTTATAGCTGAGGGTGAAACCCTTGACTTGGATTTTGTAGCAGTTCCACCACCTAATCTTAGAGTTCTCAACTTGAAAGGTAGATTGACAAAGTTGCCTTATTGGATTCCAAATCTCAACTATCTTGTGAAGTTAAGACTCGGCTTATCTAACTTTGAACATGATCCACTGGAAGCTTTGAAGAATTTGCCAAATTTGTTGGGGTTGAATTTGTGGGATGATGCATTTTCTGGTGAAAGTTTACATTTTCAAGTTGGAGGGTTTCCTAAGCTGAAGGAGTTGGATCTCACTAGGTTAAATAGACTAAGTTCTATATCCATAGACGAAGAAGCTTTACTTGGTCTTGAACACTTCAGATTTAAAAACAACCCTCAATTGAAGGTGTTGCCCCGAGACCTCCAAAACTTGAAAAACCTTCAATTTCTTGGATTTGCTGATATGCCAGCTGAATTAGTTGATAGCATAGAGATAGGTGGACCGTGCCATTGGGTTATCAATCATATTCCCCTTGTACAAATTTGTGAGAATGTTGGATCAAAATTTCATGACTATAAGCTGCACCGCATTCCAACTCAATTCAATGTCTGA
- the LOC123914061 gene encoding dr1-associated corepressor homolog isoform X1, with protein sequence MKKKLDTRFPAARIKKIMQADEDVGKIALAVPVLVSKALELFLQDLCDRTYEITLQRGAKTMNALHLKHCVQSYNVFDFLRDIVSRVPDYSHGHAHAHAEPGADDRALPKRRKSGGDDGNDSDDEAKRSKMHESGHTGGTGRGRGRGRGRGRGRGARAAEREALHQQVEPEPCTSMQQSSKEVSNMAVDNGPESKQLSKENNSVHEESTQSLRNIDLNASIHENEDKNNTSMATPQASLPEPSAITDMQHEEIPGWSLPDVDKMAIDTLQLAANLGNRIEEEEDYDEEG encoded by the exons ATGAAGAAGAAGCTCGATACCCGTTTTCCTGCT GCTCGGATTAAGAAGATTATGCAAGCAGATGAGGATGTTGGAAAGATAGCATTGGCAGTTCCTGTTTTAGTTT CAAAAGCTCTGGAGTTATTTTTGCAAGACCTTTGTGACCGCACTTATGAAATAACTCTACAGAGAGGAGCAAAGACCATGAATGCATTGCATTT GAAACATTGTGTACAAAGCTACAATGTCTTTGACTTTTTGAGAGACATCGTCAGCAGGGTTCCTGACTATAGCCACGGCCACGCTCACGCTCATGCTGAGCCTGGAGCTGATGATCGCGCCCTTCCAAAGAGAAG GAAATCTGGCGGTGATGATGGTAATGACAGTGATGACGAGGCCAAGCGGAGTAAGATG CATGAGTCAGGCCACACTGGCGGTACTGGCAggggaagaggaagaggcagAGGAAGAGGCCGTGGTCGAGGGGCTCGAGCCGCAGAAAGAGAAGCCTTACATCAGCAGGTTGAACCCGAACCTTGCACCTCGATGCAACAAAGTAGTAAAGAAGTCTCTAATATGGCAGTAGATAATGGTCCAGAATCAAAGCAgttatcaaaagaaaataattcagTTCATGAGGAAAGCACTCAATCTCTTCGAAACATTGATCTGAATGCAAGTATACATGAAAACGAGGACAAAAACAATACAAGCATGGCTACTCCTCAGGCCTCATTGCCTGAACCTTCTGCAATAACAGATATGCAACATGAAGAAATTCCCGGTTGGTCCCTTCCTGATGTAGACAAGATGGCGATCGACACATTGCAGCTTGCAGCAAACCTTGGTAATAGGATAGAAGAGGAGGAAGATTATGATGAGGAAGGGTAA
- the LOC123914061 gene encoding dr1-associated corepressor homolog isoform X2, with protein sequence MQADEDVGKIALAVPVLVSKALELFLQDLCDRTYEITLQRGAKTMNALHLKHCVQSYNVFDFLRDIVSRVPDYSHGHAHAHAEPGADDRALPKRRKSGGDDGNDSDDEAKRSKMHESGHTGGTGRGRGRGRGRGRGRGARAAEREALHQQVEPEPCTSMQQSSKEVSNMAVDNGPESKQLSKENNSVHEESTQSLRNIDLNASIHENEDKNNTSMATPQASLPEPSAITDMQHEEIPGWSLPDVDKMAIDTLQLAANLGNRIEEEEDYDEEG encoded by the exons ATGCAAGCAGATGAGGATGTTGGAAAGATAGCATTGGCAGTTCCTGTTTTAGTTT CAAAAGCTCTGGAGTTATTTTTGCAAGACCTTTGTGACCGCACTTATGAAATAACTCTACAGAGAGGAGCAAAGACCATGAATGCATTGCATTT GAAACATTGTGTACAAAGCTACAATGTCTTTGACTTTTTGAGAGACATCGTCAGCAGGGTTCCTGACTATAGCCACGGCCACGCTCACGCTCATGCTGAGCCTGGAGCTGATGATCGCGCCCTTCCAAAGAGAAG GAAATCTGGCGGTGATGATGGTAATGACAGTGATGACGAGGCCAAGCGGAGTAAGATG CATGAGTCAGGCCACACTGGCGGTACTGGCAggggaagaggaagaggcagAGGAAGAGGCCGTGGTCGAGGGGCTCGAGCCGCAGAAAGAGAAGCCTTACATCAGCAGGTTGAACCCGAACCTTGCACCTCGATGCAACAAAGTAGTAAAGAAGTCTCTAATATGGCAGTAGATAATGGTCCAGAATCAAAGCAgttatcaaaagaaaataattcagTTCATGAGGAAAGCACTCAATCTCTTCGAAACATTGATCTGAATGCAAGTATACATGAAAACGAGGACAAAAACAATACAAGCATGGCTACTCCTCAGGCCTCATTGCCTGAACCTTCTGCAATAACAGATATGCAACATGAAGAAATTCCCGGTTGGTCCCTTCCTGATGTAGACAAGATGGCGATCGACACATTGCAGCTTGCAGCAAACCTTGGTAATAGGATAGAAGAGGAGGAAGATTATGATGAGGAAGGGTAA
- the LOC123915384 gene encoding zinc finger protein GIS-like, whose product MASESSSISATSQDRGDSSNSKKVVVTKEIEQDQSSNSNSKNPVDFVKLLKDDSVPMANVQEHNFFSPIQVGSSSRFPITNNEAKDENESEDKNSDSRSFSCSFCKRQFSTSQALGGHQNAHKAERALEKQRKQRYDGGALGLGQPLFSPYYSYPNTLFTPPYYNRALGTRMESMIQKPSYINPRFTPLSIGYSHGALCLQEILSPSLMSLRNMGGGNSGIGNLSIGGATTLKIEDGSKNKLKIEDGSKNKISDILKFGESSTNIATSSNSNSNIEKKNSVALTSTKDDIHQSKSNIEEETSNSDESCGLDLSLKL is encoded by the coding sequence ATGGCTTCCGAATCCTCTAGCATCTCTGCCACTTCACAAGATCGAGGCGATTCTTCCAACTCAAAAAAAGTGGTGGTCACGAAGGAGATCGAACAAGATCAATCATCAAACTCAAATTCCAAAAACCCTGTCGATTTCGTGAAGCTATTGAAAGACGATTCGGTTCCTATGGCGAATGTGCAAGagcataatttttttagccCTATTCAAGTCGGTTCGTCATCTCGTTTTCCTATTACCAACAATGAAGCGAAAGATGAGAATGAGAGTGAAGACAAAAATTCGGATTCAAGGTCTTTTTCATGCTCTTTTTGCAAAAGACAATTTTCTACTTCACAAGCGTTAGGAGGACACCAGAACGCTCATAAGGCAGAACGTGCCTTAGAAAAGCAACGGAAACAAAGGTATGATGGTGGTGCTTTAGGTTTAGGACAACCTCTTTTTAGCCCTTATTATAGTTATCCAAACACTCTTTTTACACCCCCTTATTATAATAGGGCACTTGGGACTAGAATGGAGTCCATGATTCAAAAACCATCTTATATTAATCCTAGGTTTACCCCACTTAGTATTGGGTATAGTCATGGTGCTTTGTGTTTGCAAGAGATATTAAGCCCTTCTCTTATGTCATTGAGAAATATGGGGGGTGGTAATAGTGGGATTGGAAATCTAAGCATTGGTGGTGCAACTACTTTAAAGATTGAagatggttccaaaaataaattaaagattgAAGAtggttcaaaaaataaaattagtgatATTCTAAAATTTGGAGAGTCTTCTACAAATATTGCTACAAgttcaaactcaaactcaaacaTAGAGAAGAAAAATAGTGTGGCTCTTACTTCAACTAAGGATGATATTCATCAATCAAAGTCCAACATTGAAGAAGAAACCTCCAATTCTGATGAATCATGTGGACTTGATTTGTCACTTAAGCTTTAA